The Moraxella haemolytica genome window below encodes:
- a CDS encoding OmpA family protein, which translates to MNKKHTALFGVMLMAMTLTGCVSTSALEVETDTEVEFPKIDDAVVSSNNYKGSRANWSNIAQIEHGMSKDQLYHLIGYPHYHEGLYGVYEWNYIFNYRDQVGDYRQCQFQIRFDKNKTINAMYWSAPECEEKVKQAGLLHTQAVIQDIVQQMPSSPATPTETFALQADALFAFDKSGIKDMLPGGLTKLDELADKLKDYQSQGKVKAHIIGHTDRLGSKEYNLALSKSRADTVATYLLSKGIASDILNTTGAGEYMPIKDCSINGTKKQQIRCLQPNRRVEVQIYVEQ; encoded by the coding sequence ATGAATAAAAAACATACCGCATTGTTTGGTGTGATGTTGATGGCGATGACGCTAACTGGTTGTGTTTCAACTTCTGCTTTGGAAGTTGAAACAGACACAGAGGTTGAGTTTCCAAAGATTGATGATGCTGTTGTTTCATCAAATAACTATAAAGGCTCACGGGCTAATTGGAGTAACATTGCTCAGATTGAACATGGCATGAGTAAAGATCAGCTGTATCATTTGATTGGCTATCCGCATTATCATGAAGGCTTGTATGGTGTTTATGAATGGAATTACATCTTTAATTATCGTGATCAAGTAGGTGATTACAGACAATGTCAATTCCAAATTCGTTTTGATAAAAACAAAACCATCAATGCCATGTACTGGTCTGCACCTGAGTGTGAAGAGAAAGTAAAACAAGCAGGTTTGCTACACACTCAAGCAGTGATTCAAGACATCGTTCAGCAGATGCCATCTTCGCCTGCGACACCAACAGAAACTTTTGCCTTGCAAGCAGATGCTTTATTTGCTTTTGATAAATCAGGTATAAAAGATATGTTACCAGGTGGTCTGACCAAACTTGATGAGCTTGCAGATAAGCTAAAAGACTATCAAAGCCAAGGTAAAGTAAAAGCCCATATCATCGGTCATACTGACAGACTAGGTTCAAAAGAGTATAATCTGGCTTTATCAAAAAGTCGTGCTGATACGGTTGCTACCTATCTGTTATCAAAAGGTATTGCATCAGATATACTAAATACCACAGGTGCAGGTGAGTATATGCCAATAAAAGACTGCTCTATCAATGGCACCAAAAAACAACAAATCCGTTGTCTACAACCCAATCGCCGTGTTGAGGTGCAGATTTATGTTGAGCAGTAG
- a CDS encoding ABC transporter permease: protein MFDLHGYGPILLKGTWLTIQLGATSLLFGLLFGLMGAGAKLSGIWSLQRLADIYTTVVRGVPELLMVFFVYFGGEALLQLIANQMGYTGRTDLSRFWAGVTALSLMFGAYATEVFRMAIQDIPKGQWESAQSLGMRPVQTIRRIILPQMWLVALPGLGNLTLVLLKDTALVSLIGLQDLMYYATRAVQSTQQPFTFYIVAALIYLALTTVITLLLTHFEWRANPAARYAKSMTKHKGGQA, encoded by the coding sequence GTGTTTGATTTACACGGCTACGGTCCGATTTTACTCAAAGGCACATGGCTGACCATTCAGCTAGGAGCGACAAGTTTGCTGTTTGGTCTGCTATTTGGTTTGATGGGTGCAGGTGCCAAACTCTCTGGCATCTGGTCTCTGCAGCGTCTTGCTGACATTTATACAACGGTCGTGCGTGGCGTGCCTGAACTACTCATGGTGTTTTTTGTTTATTTTGGGGGCGAGGCATTACTACAACTCATCGCCAATCAAATGGGCTATACCGGTCGCACTGATTTGAGTAGGTTTTGGGCAGGTGTGACGGCATTGTCTTTGATGTTTGGTGCTTATGCCACCGAAGTCTTTCGCATGGCAATCCAAGACATTCCAAAGGGTCAATGGGAATCCGCCCAAAGTCTTGGCATGAGACCTGTTCAGACCATCAGACGCATCATCTTGCCACAGATGTGGCTGGTCGCCCTGCCTGGTCTTGGCAATCTGACTTTGGTTTTGCTCAAAGACACCGCCCTTGTCTCCTTGATTGGTTTGCAAGATTTGATGTACTATGCCACTCGTGCCGTTCAAAGCACCCAACAGCCTTTTACTTTTTATATCGTTGCAGCACTCATTTATTTGGCATTAACCACCGTCATCACTTTACTTTTGACGCATTTTGAGTGGCGTGCCAACCCCGCTGCTCGCTACGCCAAGTCCATGACCAAACACAAAGGGGGGCAAGCATGA
- a CDS encoding ABC transporter permease: MSLNWGAIIDQLPTMLQASVLTIELVVLSCLFGLIVGVVLGLMRSSRHLWIKALPFAYIFFFRGTPLLIQIFLIYQGLGQFDFIKDSFLWDPIFSKAYWCAIIAFTLNTAAYIAEIIRGSIAAIPKGELEAADAIGMSNTQKVRRIILPRAFGIMIPAYSNEVLFILKGSALAASITLAELTYTAKNLGAVNYLHLEMYTAAGIIYLLLAWILMIGFRLFENHINKHKRYIPPTT, from the coding sequence ATGAGCCTAAATTGGGGTGCTATTATTGACCAACTGCCCACCATGCTACAAGCATCGGTTCTAACCATTGAGCTTGTGGTGCTGTCGTGTTTGTTTGGTTTGATTGTTGGCGTGGTTTTGGGGCTGATGCGTTCATCTAGGCATTTATGGATAAAAGCCCTACCCTTTGCTTATATTTTCTTTTTTCGTGGCACCCCGCTACTCATTCAGATTTTCTTGATTTATCAAGGGCTAGGTCAGTTTGACTTCATCAAAGACAGCTTTCTGTGGGATCCGATTTTCTCCAAAGCCTACTGGTGTGCCATCATTGCGTTTACCCTAAATACCGCCGCTTATATCGCTGAGATTATCAGAGGCTCTATCGCTGCCATTCCTAAAGGCGAGCTTGAAGCAGCTGATGCCATCGGTATGTCAAATACCCAAAAAGTACGCCGCATCATCTTGCCTCGTGCCTTTGGTATCATGATTCCTGCATACAGCAACGAGGTGCTATTTATCCTAAAAGGCAGTGCATTGGCGGCATCCATCACACTGGCGGAACTGACTTATACCGCCAAAAATTTGGGGGCGGTCAATTATCTGCACCTTGAAATGTACACCGCAGCAGGCATCATCTACCTACTGCTTGCGTGGATTTTGATGATTGGTTTTAGACTATTTGAAAACCACATCAATAAGCACAAACGCTACATACCACCAACCACCTAG
- a CDS encoding Hsp33 family molecular chaperone HslO, protein MTDIQTPNSANQYRQRFFIERSPVRGDVVRLTEAYQTIITKKNYPTAVKALLGEMLVAASLLIGTLKINGRLSVQLQSSDETSLLSWAMAECDHTGCVRALAGFKENQAWQNINTSRQAFGQLGQGVVLFISIHPERGEAYQGIVERVSDDLAECLAHYQKQSAQIPTLLKLATSDEVAGGILVQLLPQTDEDRENDPDLWERMSALTGTIKTDELTELQADEILYRLYHEEEVVTPEANPLSFGCTCSAQKSEGAILQLGHEEALNALDAHGGVLALDCGFCGQSYQFDEAKINALFI, encoded by the coding sequence ATGACCGACATTCAAACCCCAAATTCTGCCAACCAATACCGCCAGCGATTTTTTATTGAGCGGTCGCCTGTGCGTGGTGATGTGGTACGCTTAACGGAGGCATATCAGACCATCATCACCAAAAAAAATTATCCCACCGCCGTCAAAGCACTGCTTGGCGAGATGCTAGTGGCGGCAAGTTTATTGATTGGTACTCTAAAAATCAATGGCAGGCTGTCTGTACAATTACAATCATCAGATGAGACAAGCCTGCTGTCATGGGCGATGGCGGAGTGTGATCACACAGGGTGCGTGCGTGCGTTAGCAGGTTTTAAAGAGAATCAGGCATGGCAGAATATCAACACCAGTCGTCAGGCGTTCGGTCAGCTAGGGCAGGGGGTGGTGCTGTTCATCAGTATCCATCCAGAGCGAGGCGAGGCGTATCAAGGCATTGTAGAGCGTGTCAGTGATGATTTGGCAGAGTGCTTGGCACATTATCAAAAGCAGTCAGCCCAGATTCCTACTCTCTTAAAACTTGCCACCAGTGATGAAGTGGCAGGTGGGATTTTGGTGCAACTACTACCGCAGACGGACGAAGACCGTGAAAACGATCCAGACCTATGGGAGCGTATGAGTGCATTGACTGGCACCATCAAGACCGATGAGCTGACAGAATTGCAGGCAGATGAAATTTTATATCGTCTATATCATGAAGAAGAAGTGGTCACTCCTGAGGCGAATCCGCTGAGTTTTGGTTGTACTTGTTCTGCCCAAAAAAGTGAGGGGGCGATTTTGCAGTTAGGGCATGAAGAAGCCTTGAATGCGTTGGACGCACATGGTGGCGTGTTGGCACTTGACTGCGGTTTTTGTGGGCAGTCGTATCAATTTGATGAGGCGAAAATTAACGCCTTGTTCATTTAA